Proteins co-encoded in one Prescottella sp. R16 genomic window:
- the eccD gene encoding type VII secretion integral membrane protein EccD — protein sequence MTIVDTARTDPGGPGARERSDLVRLTVLAPHTQIDLALPGSVPVELLVPGIADLVRKHSAANDFDAAAERTEPSRWALSRLGTPPLSPALSLHEHGVLDGEVLVFDGVENASPPPLFDDVMYNVAVADTDHTHPWTPRTARIAGCASAGVAAVAGAFALLQVDGDVAAIVGAVAALLVAILFVVAGAVVGRVYRDSGAAVALGAAALPVAFAAGVLGVPGDRGAPHLLLGCVAAGTAAVLALRASGVGHTVFTAAATASLFGAGAALAGVLTAQPPRAIGALLACAALLGLASAPRLSMLIAKLPLPPVPAPGAAIDPDEDTADGPDGSLPSFESVEARAEQARRVLTGLVCATTLLTGAGVLAAAVPVGGVISWPAVALAAAAAAVLMFRGRTYTAARQAVPLIAGGATVLVVLGVGTAIAVPAAALGVFAAAMLAVVAGLVLGIVTPNRAFSPVQRRAAELVDYAAIAAIVPLACWVSGLFAAVRGL from the coding sequence GTGACCATCGTCGACACCGCACGCACCGATCCGGGCGGGCCCGGGGCGCGGGAGCGTTCCGACCTCGTCCGGTTGACGGTGCTCGCGCCGCACACCCAGATCGATCTCGCACTGCCCGGGTCGGTGCCCGTCGAACTCCTCGTTCCGGGTATCGCGGATCTGGTGCGGAAACACAGTGCCGCCAACGACTTCGACGCGGCCGCCGAACGTACGGAACCGTCGCGCTGGGCGCTGTCCCGACTCGGGACACCACCGCTGTCCCCGGCCCTGAGCCTGCACGAGCACGGTGTCCTCGACGGCGAGGTCCTGGTGTTCGACGGTGTCGAGAACGCTTCGCCGCCACCACTGTTCGACGACGTCATGTACAACGTCGCGGTCGCCGATACCGATCACACGCATCCGTGGACACCGCGGACGGCTCGGATCGCGGGCTGCGCATCGGCCGGCGTGGCCGCGGTCGCGGGGGCGTTCGCGCTGCTGCAGGTCGACGGCGACGTGGCCGCGATCGTCGGTGCTGTCGCCGCGCTGCTCGTCGCGATCCTGTTCGTGGTCGCGGGCGCCGTCGTGGGACGCGTCTACCGCGATTCGGGGGCAGCGGTCGCGCTCGGTGCCGCGGCGCTGCCGGTCGCCTTCGCGGCCGGGGTACTCGGGGTTCCCGGCGACCGCGGCGCACCACACCTGCTGCTGGGGTGCGTCGCAGCGGGCACCGCGGCGGTGCTGGCGTTGCGGGCGTCCGGTGTCGGGCACACGGTGTTCACCGCGGCGGCCACGGCGTCGCTGTTCGGTGCGGGGGCCGCGCTCGCGGGGGTGCTCACCGCACAGCCGCCACGGGCCATCGGTGCGCTCCTGGCGTGCGCGGCGCTGCTCGGGCTCGCGTCCGCGCCGCGGCTGTCGATGCTGATCGCGAAGCTGCCGTTGCCGCCGGTCCCGGCGCCGGGGGCGGCGATCGACCCGGACGAGGACACCGCGGACGGCCCCGACGGTTCGCTGCCGTCGTTCGAGTCCGTCGAGGCCCGCGCGGAGCAGGCACGGCGCGTGCTCACCGGACTGGTGTGCGCGACGACGCTGCTCACCGGCGCCGGTGTGCTCGCCGCGGCGGTGCCGGTCGGTGGCGTGATCTCGTGGCCTGCGGTCGCGCTCGCAGCCGCGGCCGCCGCGGTACTGATGTTCCGGGGACGCACCTACACGGCGGCGCGGCAGGCGGTGCCGTTGATCGCCGGCGGTGCGACGGTCCTCGTCGTCCTGGGTGTCGGGACCGCAATCGCCGTACCGGCCGCGGCGCTCGGTGTGTTCGCGGCCGCGATGCTCGCCGTCGTCGCGGGGCTCGTGCTCGGGATCGTCACCCCGAACCGGGCGTTCTCGCCCGTGCAGCGGCGTGCCGCCGAGCTGGTGGACTACGCCGCGATCGCCGCGATCGTCCCGCTGGCGTGCTGGGTGTCGGGACTGTTCGCGGCCGTCCGCGGCCTGTGA
- the mycP gene encoding type VII secretion-associated serine protease mycosin yields the protein MTVRRVRPALVAVAAALVAATTPLGVAGAVTPPPIDPSQLPPPSPPGPLAPTEQRAACTVTVPMADDPAVPLPQQALDFASVWPLSRGQGQVVAVIDTGVAAHPRLPGLTPGGDYVGTGDGVGDCDAHGTIVAGLIAAAPVASSGFAGGAPDARIVTIRQSSAAFSETGRRDDATDTANSSGYGNTQTMAMAIRRAADLGATVVNISEVACRPAADGVGDRSLGAAVQYAATVKDVVIVAAAGNYRSGGCAAQNPPADPLHPDADPWDAVATIATPAWYDDYVLTVGSVDPDGSPSEFGLGGPWVDVAAPGTGIVSLAPDGHGQTRQWLTGQGEERSFDGTSFAAPLVAATAALVRARYPQLTAQQVTARIEATAHAPAEGWNPYVGHGVVDPVAAVSADLLADLVTVPATVPARSAAIPAPPPPAQPDSRPRIVALAATGVVAVVAVLGVLASFPLRRLRRDR from the coding sequence GTGACCGTACGTCGCGTCCGGCCCGCCCTGGTCGCCGTCGCCGCCGCACTCGTCGCCGCCACCACACCCCTCGGGGTGGCCGGTGCGGTGACACCGCCCCCGATCGATCCGTCGCAGCTCCCGCCGCCGTCGCCGCCGGGCCCACTCGCCCCGACCGAGCAGCGGGCGGCCTGCACCGTCACGGTGCCGATGGCCGACGACCCGGCCGTGCCGCTCCCGCAGCAGGCCCTCGACTTCGCATCGGTGTGGCCGCTGTCGCGGGGGCAGGGGCAGGTCGTGGCGGTCATCGACACCGGAGTCGCGGCACATCCCCGGCTTCCGGGGCTCACCCCGGGCGGCGACTACGTCGGGACCGGGGACGGTGTCGGCGACTGCGACGCGCACGGCACGATCGTGGCCGGGCTGATCGCGGCGGCACCGGTCGCGTCGTCGGGGTTCGCCGGGGGCGCGCCGGACGCACGGATCGTCACGATCCGGCAGTCGAGTGCCGCATTCTCCGAGACCGGGCGCCGCGACGACGCGACCGACACCGCCAATTCGAGCGGGTACGGCAACACGCAGACGATGGCGATGGCGATCCGTCGTGCCGCTGATCTGGGTGCCACCGTCGTCAACATCTCCGAGGTGGCGTGCCGTCCGGCCGCGGACGGTGTCGGCGACCGATCTCTCGGCGCCGCAGTGCAGTACGCGGCCACCGTGAAGGACGTGGTGATCGTGGCGGCCGCCGGCAACTACCGGTCGGGGGGTTGCGCGGCCCAGAATCCGCCGGCCGATCCGCTGCACCCGGACGCCGATCCGTGGGATGCGGTGGCAACGATCGCGACACCGGCCTGGTACGACGACTATGTGCTCACCGTCGGATCGGTGGATCCCGACGGTTCCCCGTCGGAGTTCGGTCTCGGTGGCCCGTGGGTGGATGTCGCGGCCCCCGGCACCGGCATCGTCTCCCTCGCCCCGGACGGGCACGGACAGACCCGGCAGTGGCTCACCGGGCAGGGCGAGGAACGCTCGTTCGACGGCACCAGTTTCGCGGCACCACTGGTCGCGGCGACGGCGGCCCTGGTCCGGGCCCGGTATCCGCAGTTGACGGCGCAGCAGGTGACGGCACGGATCGAGGCGACCGCGCACGCACCCGCCGAAGGATGGAATCCGTATGTCGGACACGGCGTCGTCGACCCGGTGGCCGCGGTGAGCGCCGATCTGCTCGCCGACCTCGTCACCGTTCCGGCCACCGTCCCGGCCCGCTCGGCGGCGATCCCGGCGCCGCCACCGCCGGCACAGCCGGATTCCCGGCCGCGGATCGTGGCGCTGGCCGCGACCGGGGTGGTCGCGGTGGTCGCGGTACTCGGTGTGCTCGCCTCGTTCCCGCTCCGACGTCTCCGCCGCGACCGGTAG
- the eccB gene encoding type VII secretion protein EccB, which yields MAAQPTTRWQISGYRFLVRRMEHALVRRDVRMLHDPMRSQSRALAVGVVIACLGLAGCAALALIRPQDKIGDASIVVGKDSGAMFVAMDDALHPVLNLASARLIVGEAATPAVVAEAEIDARPRGALVGIPGAPSALPTGPGADGTPWTVCDTVAGDGTATAATTIVVGEPAWNDRVAPAAGGEALLVEHDDRTYLVYDGRRAAVDLTDRGVTRALGLEGARPRPVSRGLLNAIPEVPAITAPVIAGSGGRPTYETAGRTIGSVVSVKRGDEPHYYVVLRGGVQEVGEAAALLIHFTDSQGRSEVPTVAPDALAGAPTVHELDTASFPRTPPRLVGADRPVGCLTWTPRPPAEGDGSGSVDADLTVSAGRALPIPDEARPVRLAQADGPGDAADAAYVRPGNGGFVQTTGLESGSARKGGLFFVADTGVRYGIADADAATALGFDVPGAPAPWRIVELLAPGPALGRGQALVAHDGIAPDPESAPVASGN from the coding sequence ATGGCTGCGCAGCCGACGACGCGATGGCAGATCAGCGGATACCGATTTCTCGTGCGGCGCATGGAACATGCGCTGGTGCGACGCGACGTGCGCATGCTGCACGACCCGATGCGCTCGCAGTCGCGGGCACTCGCCGTGGGCGTGGTGATCGCGTGCCTCGGGCTCGCCGGATGCGCGGCTCTCGCCCTGATCCGTCCGCAGGACAAGATCGGTGACGCGTCGATCGTCGTCGGAAAGGATTCGGGGGCAATGTTCGTCGCGATGGACGACGCCCTGCACCCCGTCCTCAACCTGGCTTCGGCGCGGCTGATCGTGGGGGAGGCGGCCACCCCCGCCGTCGTCGCCGAAGCGGAGATCGACGCCCGTCCCCGCGGTGCGCTGGTCGGGATCCCCGGTGCGCCGTCGGCACTGCCCACCGGCCCCGGCGCGGACGGGACACCGTGGACCGTGTGCGACACCGTCGCCGGTGACGGGACAGCCACGGCCGCAACGACGATCGTCGTCGGCGAGCCCGCATGGAACGACCGTGTCGCCCCTGCCGCCGGCGGCGAGGCACTGCTCGTCGAACACGACGACCGGACGTACCTCGTGTACGACGGCCGCCGTGCCGCCGTCGACCTCACCGACCGCGGCGTCACTCGCGCGCTCGGACTCGAAGGGGCGCGGCCCCGGCCCGTCAGCCGCGGACTGCTCAATGCGATCCCCGAGGTGCCCGCGATCACCGCCCCCGTCATCGCGGGATCCGGCGGTCGACCCACCTACGAAACCGCCGGTCGCACAATCGGTTCGGTCGTCTCGGTGAAGCGTGGCGACGAACCCCACTACTACGTGGTGCTCCGCGGCGGCGTCCAGGAAGTGGGGGAGGCGGCGGCCCTGCTGATCCACTTCACCGACTCCCAGGGCCGTTCCGAAGTGCCCACCGTGGCACCCGACGCCCTCGCCGGCGCACCCACCGTCCACGAACTCGACACCGCGTCCTTCCCCCGCACGCCACCACGCCTCGTCGGCGCGGACCGGCCCGTCGGCTGCCTGACGTGGACGCCGCGACCACCCGCCGAAGGGGACGGGTCCGGCAGCGTCGACGCCGACCTGACCGTGTCGGCGGGCCGGGCCCTGCCGATCCCCGACGAGGCCCGGCCGGTCAGGCTCGCACAGGCCGACGGGCCCGGGGACGCCGCCGACGCGGCCTATGTACGTCCCGGCAACGGCGGCTTCGTGCAGACCACCGGACTCGAATCCGGCAGCGCACGCAAGGGCGGACTGTTCTTCGTCGCCGACACCGGTGTCCGCTACGGCATCGCCGATGCCGACGCTGCGACAGCCCTCGGTTTCGACGTGCCGGGGGCGCCGGCCCCGTGGCGGATCGTCGAACTGCTCGCCCCCGGACCGGCACTCGGCCGCGGGCAGGCCCTCGTCGCGCACGACGGCATCGCACCCGACCCCGAGTCGGCCCCCGTCGCGTCCGGGAACTGA
- the eccE gene encoding type VII secretion protein EccE — MDHFRVGRRPYTFPATVVVAQLLAIAVGLLGVWAGLPWWGALVVALTVGGALFIRIDGRLPLTWAAAGWRYLRGHRVPLGSGRDVALPGETVGLYRAGGQVLAVLEVSPTGPGPSRLTRDGCDTSPYLPLSALTGCLEQIDVALAGIDVVSHGTRTADGSPAADVYDSLIGPLPASAQRSVWVTLRFDVAASAASAARRGGGVDGLARTAAVAARRVARTLADAECPARILAVSEIESVCARICRGVHPDTMAQRWDHVPVPGGRNVGAALDPRGLSASLLARLFAVPGLGTTVAVRIRPGRSGSVRVGASVRWTVPGDAPAPDLPGLISVHGRQRDALSAQLPVSAPELDDLIPLREIAPARLDDLLLPAAGCGQLAGADAGGQAVTARLTGPAVADVYVAGELHVAQQVAFRAVATGARVLVRTDRPHTWAALSGSVARPDRLLVHDGTPGETTGFDTVIVDGVPAPPARPGVTLVHVHPDPRMWPPGRPDVSLVQPGACGDRLTLTVGAVRCDLTMVTIPAEAAFVGRPTSPVPVPAH, encoded by the coding sequence GTGGACCACTTTCGCGTCGGACGTCGTCCGTACACGTTCCCGGCCACCGTGGTGGTGGCACAGCTGCTCGCGATCGCGGTCGGCCTGCTCGGCGTGTGGGCCGGGTTGCCGTGGTGGGGTGCGCTCGTCGTCGCTCTGACCGTCGGCGGCGCCCTGTTCATCCGGATCGACGGCAGGCTGCCGCTGACCTGGGCGGCGGCAGGGTGGCGTTACCTGCGGGGACATCGGGTCCCCCTGGGGTCCGGCCGCGATGTCGCACTGCCCGGGGAGACGGTGGGGCTGTACCGGGCGGGCGGCCAGGTGCTGGCGGTGCTCGAGGTTTCGCCGACGGGGCCGGGGCCGTCGCGTCTCACCCGGGACGGCTGCGACACGTCGCCGTATCTGCCGCTGTCCGCGCTCACGGGATGCCTCGAGCAGATCGACGTGGCTCTCGCCGGGATCGACGTCGTCTCGCACGGCACCCGGACCGCCGACGGGTCACCGGCCGCCGATGTGTACGACTCGCTGATCGGACCGCTGCCGGCGTCTGCGCAGCGGTCGGTGTGGGTCACGCTGCGGTTCGACGTGGCCGCCAGTGCCGCGTCCGCCGCCCGGCGTGGGGGCGGCGTCGACGGGCTGGCCCGGACGGCAGCGGTCGCGGCGCGACGAGTGGCGCGGACCCTCGCGGACGCGGAGTGCCCGGCGCGGATCCTGGCGGTGTCCGAGATCGAGTCGGTGTGCGCCCGGATCTGCCGAGGTGTCCACCCGGACACGATGGCTCAGCGGTGGGATCACGTGCCGGTGCCCGGCGGCCGCAACGTGGGTGCGGCACTCGATCCGCGCGGGTTGTCGGCCTCGCTCCTGGCCCGTCTGTTCGCGGTGCCTGGTCTCGGGACGACGGTGGCGGTGCGCATCCGGCCGGGACGGTCCGGATCGGTGCGGGTGGGGGCATCGGTGCGGTGGACGGTGCCGGGCGACGCACCCGCCCCCGACCTGCCGGGGCTGATCTCGGTGCACGGCCGGCAGCGGGACGCGTTGTCGGCACAGCTGCCGGTGTCGGCACCGGAACTCGACGACCTCATCCCGCTGCGCGAGATCGCGCCGGCCCGACTCGACGACCTGCTCCTGCCGGCGGCGGGGTGCGGTCAGCTGGCCGGCGCGGACGCCGGCGGGCAGGCGGTGACGGCCCGCCTGACCGGCCCGGCCGTCGCCGACGTGTACGTCGCCGGCGAGCTGCACGTCGCGCAGCAGGTGGCGTTCCGGGCCGTCGCGACGGGGGCGCGGGTCCTGGTGCGCACCGATCGGCCGCATACGTGGGCGGCCCTGTCCGGATCGGTCGCCCGCCCGGACCGGCTGCTCGTCCACGACGGAACGCCTGGAGAGACAACAGGTTTCGATACAGTGATCGTCGACGGTGTGCCCGCTCCCCCGGCCCGGCCGGGAGTGACGCTCGTGCACGTCCACCCGGACCCCCGGATGTGGCCTCCGGGCCGCCCGGACGTGTCGCTCGTGCAGCCGGGAGCGTGCGGCGACCGGCTGACACTGACGGTCGGTGCGGTGCGGTGCGATCTGACGATGGTGACGATTCCTGCGGAGGCCGCGTTCGTGGGCCGCCCCACGTCACCGGTACCCGTGCCCGCCCACTGA
- a CDS encoding NADPH-dependent FMN reductase yields MSRTVPLRLEVIVGSVRAGRFAPVVVDWLLGRLREYDAFEVSVLDLADADLPQDLSRTPAVEEFTRRIGAADAFVVVTSEYNHGYPAALKTALDTVKHQWRAKPIGFVAYGGVSGGLRAVEQLRQVVAELHMVSVRDAVGFHQARKHFDPADGAANDAADRMLGQLAWWADTLRDRREQTPYPG; encoded by the coding sequence GTGTCGAGAACTGTGCCCCTGCGACTCGAGGTGATCGTCGGGAGCGTGCGGGCGGGCCGGTTCGCGCCCGTGGTCGTCGACTGGCTCCTGGGCCGGCTCCGGGAGTACGACGCGTTCGAGGTGTCGGTCCTCGACCTCGCGGACGCCGATCTGCCACAGGATCTTTCACGAACCCCGGCGGTCGAGGAGTTCACGCGGCGGATCGGGGCGGCGGACGCCTTCGTGGTGGTCACCAGCGAGTACAACCACGGTTACCCGGCGGCACTGAAGACTGCACTCGACACCGTCAAACATCAGTGGCGGGCCAAACCGATCGGCTTCGTCGCGTACGGCGGCGTGTCCGGCGGCCTGCGCGCCGTCGAACAGTTGCGGCAGGTGGTGGCCGAACTGCACATGGTGTCGGTGCGTGACGCCGTCGGTTTCCATCAGGCCCGCAAGCACTTCGACCCCGCCGACGGGGCCGCGAACGACGCCGCCGACCGGATGCTCGGCCAGCTGGCGTGGTGGGCCGACACCCTCCGCGACCGGCGGGAACAGACGCCGTACCCGGGGTGA
- a CDS encoding TetR/AcrR family transcriptional regulator, producing MATPVKTTARRTALFDALVALILDEGFAHLTLDELAARLRCSKSTLYRLADSKEQLVRAATVHFFRGATDRVEARLAGAEGARMRIRTYLEAVGEQLRPASAQFMEDLAADSAVREVYERNTRFAARRVRELITEGVAAGELRDAHAAFVGDVAAAVMVRIQQRQVAASTGLGDAEAYQELAALLTDGL from the coding sequence ATGGCAACCCCGGTGAAGACGACGGCCCGGCGCACCGCACTGTTCGACGCCCTGGTGGCGCTCATCCTCGACGAGGGGTTCGCGCACCTCACGCTCGACGAGCTCGCCGCCCGCCTGCGCTGCTCGAAATCCACGCTGTACCGGCTCGCCGACAGCAAGGAACAGTTGGTGCGAGCCGCCACCGTGCACTTCTTCCGCGGAGCCACCGACCGGGTCGAGGCGCGGCTGGCCGGCGCCGAGGGTGCACGGATGCGCATCCGCACCTACCTCGAGGCCGTCGGTGAGCAGTTGCGTCCCGCGTCGGCGCAGTTCATGGAGGATCTGGCGGCCGACTCCGCGGTCCGCGAGGTCTACGAACGCAACACCCGGTTCGCGGCCCGGCGGGTCCGGGAACTCATCACCGAGGGCGTCGCCGCCGGCGAGCTGCGCGACGCGCACGCCGCGTTCGTCGGGGACGTCGCCGCCGCCGTCATGGTGCGGATCCAGCAGCGACAGGTCGCCGCGTCCACCGGGCTCGGCGACGCGGAGGCGTATCAGGAACTCGCGGCACTGCTGACCGACGGACTGTGA
- a CDS encoding acyl-CoA dehydrogenase family protein, with the protein MAVERLLPTQEAHDLIDLTRDVADKVLAPIVDEHEKNETFPDGVFPALGRAGLLSLPYPEEFGGGDQPYEVYLQVLEEIAARWAAVAVATSVHSLSCYSLATHGTDEQKAKWLPDMLGGETIGAYSLSEPQAGSDAAALACKATEVEGGYRINGAKAWITNGGRADFYTLFARTSDDGSRGVSCFLVPKDTEGLSFGKPEEKMGLRAVPTTSAHYDDAFVPAERMIGKPGQGLPIAFSALDSGRLGIAACAVGIAQGALDDAVAYAKERKAFGKRIIDHQGLGFVLADMAAAVDSARATYLDAARRRDAGMPYSRQASVAKLIATDAAMKVTTDAVQVFGGYGYTQDFPVERYMREAKITQIFEGTNQIQRLVIARQLAN; encoded by the coding sequence GTGGCCGTCGAACGCCTGCTGCCCACCCAGGAAGCCCACGACCTCATCGATCTCACCCGCGACGTGGCCGACAAGGTCCTCGCCCCGATCGTCGACGAGCACGAGAAGAACGAGACGTTCCCCGACGGCGTCTTCCCCGCCCTGGGCCGCGCCGGGCTGCTGAGCCTGCCGTACCCGGAGGAGTTCGGCGGCGGCGACCAGCCGTACGAGGTGTACCTGCAGGTCCTCGAGGAGATCGCGGCCCGCTGGGCGGCTGTCGCCGTCGCGACCAGCGTGCACAGCCTGTCCTGCTACTCGCTGGCCACCCACGGCACCGACGAGCAGAAGGCGAAGTGGCTGCCCGACATGCTCGGCGGCGAGACCATCGGCGCGTACAGCCTGTCCGAGCCGCAGGCCGGGTCCGACGCCGCCGCACTCGCCTGCAAGGCCACCGAGGTCGAGGGCGGCTACCGGATCAACGGCGCCAAGGCGTGGATCACCAACGGCGGCCGCGCCGACTTCTACACGCTGTTCGCCCGCACCAGCGACGACGGCTCACGCGGCGTCTCGTGCTTCCTGGTCCCCAAGGACACCGAGGGCCTGAGTTTCGGCAAGCCCGAGGAGAAGATGGGCCTGCGCGCGGTCCCCACCACGTCCGCCCACTACGACGACGCGTTCGTCCCGGCCGAGCGGATGATCGGCAAGCCGGGCCAGGGTCTGCCGATCGCGTTCAGCGCACTCGACTCGGGCCGTCTCGGCATCGCAGCCTGCGCCGTCGGCATCGCGCAGGGCGCCCTCGACGACGCCGTCGCCTACGCCAAGGAGCGCAAGGCGTTCGGCAAGCGGATCATCGACCACCAGGGTCTCGGGTTCGTGCTGGCCGACATGGCTGCCGCCGTCGACTCGGCCCGCGCCACCTATCTCGACGCCGCCCGCCGCCGCGACGCCGGCATGCCGTACTCGCGGCAGGCCTCGGTCGCGAAGCTGATCGCCACCGACGCCGCCATGAAGGTCACCACCGACGCCGTGCAGGTGTTCGGCGGCTACGGCTACACGCAGGACTTCCCGGTGGAGCGCTACATGCGCGAAGCGAAGATCACCCAGATCTTCGAGGGCACCAACCAGATTCAGCGTCTGGTCATCGCCCGCCAGCTCGCGAACTGA
- the truA gene encoding tRNA pseudouridine(38-40) synthase TruA → MVSAHAASNEPAAPSGDGGFVRLRLDVSYDGTDFSGWARQPGRRTVCGEIEEKLSAIVRTPVLLTVAGRTDAGVHASGQVAHVDVPAELVGTVIPDDPSRLVRRLARFLPKDVRVTGVSFAPEHFDARFSAIRRHYEYRLTTAPHGADPLRARDTVAWPKDVDVDAMREASSRLLGLHDFAAFCKRREGATTVRELQRFDWDRDGDALTAFVSADAFCWSMVRSLVGAALAVGEGRRTVDWMSGLLAERERASAVAVAPAHGLSLVRVDYPADADLEARNIATREVRSAIDPAGGCCGG, encoded by the coding sequence TTGGTTTCGGCACACGCCGCATCGAACGAACCCGCCGCTCCCTCCGGGGACGGCGGGTTCGTTCGCTTGCGCCTCGACGTTTCCTACGACGGCACCGATTTTTCCGGATGGGCACGGCAGCCCGGCCGCCGCACGGTGTGCGGCGAGATCGAGGAGAAGCTGAGTGCGATCGTCCGCACCCCGGTCCTGTTGACCGTTGCCGGACGCACCGATGCCGGTGTGCACGCGAGCGGGCAGGTCGCGCACGTCGACGTGCCGGCCGAGCTGGTCGGCACGGTGATCCCGGACGATCCGTCCCGGCTGGTCCGCAGGCTCGCCCGGTTCCTGCCGAAAGATGTGCGGGTCACCGGTGTCTCGTTCGCGCCCGAGCATTTCGATGCCCGATTCTCGGCGATCCGTCGGCACTACGAGTACCGGTTGACGACCGCCCCCCACGGTGCGGACCCGTTGCGGGCCCGGGACACGGTGGCGTGGCCGAAGGACGTCGACGTCGACGCGATGCGGGAGGCGTCGTCCCGGTTGCTGGGTCTGCACGACTTCGCTGCGTTCTGCAAACGTCGTGAGGGGGCGACGACGGTGCGCGAGTTGCAGCGCTTCGACTGGGACCGTGACGGTGACGCGCTGACCGCGTTCGTCAGCGCCGACGCGTTCTGCTGGTCGATGGTGCGCAGCCTGGTCGGGGCGGCGCTCGCGGTCGGGGAGGGTCGGCGCACGGTCGATTGGATGTCTGGTCTGCTGGCGGAGCGGGAGCGGGCCAGCGCGGTTGCGGTCGCGCCGGCGCACGGGTTGTCGCTCGTCCGTGTCGACTATCCGGCCGACGCGGATCTCGAGGCACGCAACATCGCGACCCGGGAGGTGCGGTCCGCGATCGACCCGGCGGGTGGTTGCTGCGGCGGCTGA
- the rplQ gene encoding 50S ribosomal protein L17, giving the protein MPKPKKGARFGGSASHQKAIFANLATALFEHGRITTTEAKAKALRPYAEKLVTKAKGGSLADRREVLKVIRNKDVVHALFAEIGPFYADRDGGYTRIIKTVPRKGDNAPMAIIELVQEKTVTSEADRARRVAASQENVVEAVEAEATEAEVENADAVVEGVENETATAADADEAKKD; this is encoded by the coding sequence ATGCCCAAGCCCAAGAAGGGTGCCCGCTTCGGCGGGTCGGCGTCGCACCAGAAGGCGATCTTCGCCAACCTGGCGACTGCTCTCTTCGAGCACGGCCGAATCACCACCACGGAGGCCAAGGCCAAGGCCCTGCGTCCGTACGCCGAGAAGCTCGTGACCAAGGCCAAGGGTGGATCCCTGGCCGATCGTCGTGAGGTTCTCAAGGTCATCCGCAACAAGGACGTCGTGCACGCCCTGTTCGCGGAGATCGGCCCGTTCTACGCCGACCGCGACGGCGGTTACACCCGCATCATCAAGACCGTTCCCCGCAAGGGCGACAACGCTCCGATGGCGATCATCGAGCTCGTCCAGGAGAAGACGGTCACCTCCGAGGCGGACCGCGCACGTCGTGTCGCGGCATCGCAGGAGAACGTCGTCGAGGCTGTCGAAGCCGAGGCCACCGAGGCCGAGGTCGAGAACGCCGACGCCGTGGTCGAGGGTGTCGAGAACGAGACCGCGACCGCAGCCGACGCCGACGAGGCCAAGAAGGACTAG